Proteins co-encoded in one Setaria viridis chromosome 9, Setaria_viridis_v4.0, whole genome shotgun sequence genomic window:
- the LOC117839929 gene encoding protein DETOXIFICATION 27 isoform X2, translating into MASALETLCGQAFGAKKFHMMGVYMQRSWIVLLLCAVLLLPMYFFAEDVLLLTGQSPALSAMAGRVSVWFIPLHFSFAILFPLQRFLQCQMKNFVNAAASAVALAVHVLVSWLLVSRFQFGLVGIALTLNFSWWATATMLFAYVSCGGCPETWHGFSVEAFAGMWEFLKLSSASGVMLCLENWYYRILILLTGNLKNAAIAVDALSICMTINGWEMMIPLAFFAGTGVRVANELGAGNGKGARFATIVSSITSLVIGLFFWVLIMGLHDKFAIIFTSSSVVLDAVDNLSVLLAFTILLNSIQPVLSGVAVGSGWQSMVAYVNIGCYYLIGVPMGILLGWLFNLGVLGIWAGMIGGTAVQTLILAIITVRCDWEKEAMIASTRMDKLSQVR; encoded by the exons ATGGCGAGCGCGCTGGAGACGCTGTGCGGGCAGGCGTTCGGCGCCAAGAAGTTCCACATGATGGGGGTGTACATGCAGCGCTCCTGGATCGTGCTCCTCCTGTGCGCGGTGCTCCTCCTGCCCATGTACTTCTTCGCCGAGGACGTGCTCCTCCTGACGGGGCAGTCGCCGGCGCTGTCGGCGATGGCCGGCCGGGTCTCGGTGTGGTTCATCCCGCTCCACTTCTCCTTCGCCATCCTCTTCCCGCTGCAGCGCTTCCTGCAGTGCCAGATGAAGAACTTCGTaaacgccgccgcctccgccgtcgcgcTCGCCGTCCACGTCCTCGTCAGCTGGCTCCTCGTCTCCAGGTTCCAGTTCGGCCTCGTCGGCATTGCGCTCACGCTCAACTTCTCCTGGTGGGCCACCGCCACCATGCTCTTCGCCTACGTCTCCTGCGGAGGGTGCCCGGAGACGTGGCACGGGTTCTCGGTCGAGGCGTTCGCCGGCATGTGGGAGTTCCTCAAGCTCTCCTCCGCGTCGGGCGTCATGCTCTG CTTGGAGAACTGGTACTACAGGATCCTCATCTTGCTGACCGGAAACCTCAAGAACGCGGCTATTGCAGTCGATGCGCTCTCCATCTG CATGACAATTAACGGGTGGGAGATGATGATTCCGCTGGCATTCTTCGCAGGCACCGG AGTGCGTGTGGCGAACGAGCTTGGCGCCGGCAACGGCAAGGGCGCCAGGTTCGCGACCATCGTGTCGTCGATCACCTCGCTGGTGATCGGGCTCTTCTTCTGGGTGCTCATCATGGGCCTCCACGACAAGTTCGCCATCATCTTCACCTCCAGCTCCGTGGTGCTGGACGCCGTCGACAACCTCTCCGTCCTTCTCGCCTTCACCATCCTCCTCAACAGCATACAGCCCGTCCTCTCAG gtgttgccgttggGTCCGGTTGGCAATCCATGGTGGCCTACGTCAACATCGGCTGCTACTACCTCATCGGCGTTCCCATGGGAATCCTGCTCGGATGGCTCTTCAACCTTGGCGTGCTG GGAATCTGGGCGGGCATGATTGGGGGAACCGCCGTCCAGACGCTCATCCTGGCAATCATCACGGTCCGCTGCGACTGGGAAAAGGAG GCCATGATCGCGAGCACGCGCATGGACAAACTGTCGCAAGTTCGGTGA
- the LOC117839930 gene encoding E3 ubiquitin-protein ligase Os03g0188200, whose product MATGRRGTTAPLLVLVLILSIAARPSLAQQSNGTSGGVHHTKTAGGFTPTTVIVLVVLVSAFVVLTLFSIYINRCAPARPPLRRPSRHAPDLQAADGAGGAVYAERRTRVGLDRETVESFPTAVYGDVKARVAAKSGPLECAVCLAAFEDHDELRVLPACCHVFHPDCIDPWLDGAVTCPLCRADLTVAPPPAAPAESCDLTARQGAVREEPDDNEEEDERDEACLVAALTPESVMSFGAARPHEFHYRRTQSAMDMPDRHTLRLPENVMKELAAVRRHRRAASLAGYPDAVERTPWWLASFWRSVSWQRQGRAETDAPEDHGGGSQRVVPITGAPAERPSGSGAAWDDKEKSADFGALNQV is encoded by the coding sequence ATGGCGACGGGTCGCCGCGGTACCACGGCGCCACTCCTCGTCCTGGTCCTGATTCTATCCATCGCCGCGCGGCCGTCTCTCGCCCAGCAGAGCAACGGCACGAGCGGCGGCGTGCACCACACGAAAACCGCCGGCGGGTTCACGCCGACCACGGTGATCGTGCTGGTCGTCCTCGTCTCCGCCTTCGTCGTCCTCACCCTCTTCTCCATCTACATCAACCGCTGCGCGCCGGCGCGCCCTCCCCTGCGCCGCCCGTCCCGCCACGCCCCGGATCTTCAGGCCGCCGACGGAGCGGGCGGCGCCGTCTACGCGGAGCGCCGCACGCGCGTCGGTCTGGACAGGGAGACCGTGGAGTCCTTCCCAACCGCGGTCTACGGCGACGTGAAGGCGCGCGTGGCGGCCAAGTCGGGCCCGCTCGAGTGCGCTGTGTGCCTCGCCGCGTTCGAGGACCACGACGAGCTCCGGGTGCTCCCGGCATGCTGCCACGTCTTTCACCCGGACTGCATCGACCCCTGGCTCGACGGCGCCGTCACGTGCCCGCTCTGCCGCGCCGACCTCACCGTggccccgcctccggccgcgcccgccgagAGCTGCGACCTGACGGCGcgtcagggggcggtgcgggaAGAACCGGACgacaacgaggaggaggacgagcgcGACGAGGCGTGCCTGGTGGCCGCGTTGACGCCCGAGTCCGTCATGAGcttcggcgcggcgcggccccaCGAGTTCCACTACCGGCGGACGCAGTCGGCCATGGACATGCCGGACCGCCACACGCTGCGGCTGCCGGAGAACGTCATGAaggagctcgccgccgtccggAGGCACCGCCGGGCCGCGAGCCTCGCCGGGTACCCTGACGCGGTGGAGCGGACGCCGTGGTGGCTGGCCTCGTTCTGGCGGTCCGTGTCGTGGCAGCGGCAGGGCCGGGCGGAAACGGACGCCCCGGAGGACCACGGTGGCGGCAGCCAGCGGGTTGTCCCGATCACCGGAGCGCCGGCGGAAAGACCCAGCGGATCAGGGGCTGCTTGGGACGACAAGGAGAAATCAGCTGACTTTGGCGCATTAAACCAGGTCTGA
- the LOC117836568 gene encoding protein DETOXIFICATION 27 — protein MGYMGAGRVGVFPVGEEHHVPKRSFNFRPSVVVVADAGSGKPGLTNTANQLPTSSDLLKAAPIRRESHRPIDDKGALPYSPRLLQNTFGELLASVSVEAENINQFGEGEAWIDCIDTMATDKQRGDDDASRREALLNADVRKEEWQVVAAGSDDDKPLGRMVLEESRLLWEIVAPAIFSRIATFSMNVITQAFAGHLGDLELAAISIANTVIVGFNFGLMLGMASALETLCGQAFGAKKFHMMGVYMQRSWIVLLLCAVLLLPMYFFAEDVLLLTGQSPELSEMTGRVSVWFIPLHFSFAFLFPLQRFLQCQMKNLISAAASGVALAIHLFVSWLFISKFQFGLVGIALTLNFSWWATAAMLYAYVSCGGCPETWHGFSLEAFTGMWDFLKLSSASGVMLCLENWYYRILVLLTGNLPDAAIAVDALSICMTINGWEMMIPLAFFAGSGVRVANELGAGNGKGARFATIVSSITSLVIGLFFWVLVMVLHHKFAIIFTSSNVVLAAVDHLSVLLALTILLNSIQPVLSGVAVGSGWQSMVAYVNIGSYYLIGIPMGILLGWLFNLGVLGIWAGMIGGTAVQTLILAIITVRCDWEKEALIASTRMENLSEPEVS, from the exons ATGGGCTATATGGGCGCCGGGCGAGTAGGCGTCTTCCCCGTGGGAGAGGAACATCACGTGCCGAAACGCTCGTTTAATTTCCGTCCttccgtcgtcgtcgttgctgACGCTGGCTCAGGCAAGCCTGGACTCACCAACACAGCCAACCAACTCCCAACGTCCTCTGACCTATTAAAAGCCGCTCCAATTCGGAGAGAAAGCCACAGACCGATCGACGACAAGGGAGCCCTCCCCTACTCTCCCCGCCTTCTTCAAAACACATTCGGAGAGCTGCTAGCTAGCGTCTCCGTGGAGGCGGAAAACATTAACCAatttggagagggagaggcttGGATTGATTGCATCGACACGATGGCTACGGACAAGCAGCGAGGGGACGATGACGCGTCCCGCCGGGAGGCGCTACTGAACGCCGACGTCCGGAAGGAGGAGTggcaggtggtggcggccggcagcgacgacgacaagCCGCTCGGGCGGATGGTGTTGGAGGAGTCGAGGCTGCTGTGGGAGATCGTGGCGCCCGCCATCTTCAGCCGCATCGCCACCTTCAGCATGAACGTCATCACGCAGGCCTTCGCGGGCCACCTCGGCGACCTCGAgctcgccgccatctccatcgcCAACACCGTCATCGTCGGCTTCAACTTCGGCCTCATG CTGGGCATGGCGAGCGCGCTGGAGACGCTGTGCGGGCAGGCGTTCGGCGCCAAGAAGTTCCACATGATGGGGGTGTACATGCAGCGCTCCTGGATCGTGCTCCTCCTGTGCGCGGTGCTCCTCCTGCCCATGTACTTCTTCGCCGAGGACGTGCTCCTCCTGACGGGGCAGTCGCCGGAGCTGTCGGAGATGACCGGCCGGGTCTCCGTGTGGTTCATCCCGCTCCACTTCTCCTTCGCCTTCCTCTTCCCGCTGCAGCGGTTCCTGCAGTGCCAGATGAAGAACTTAATCAGCGCCGCCGCATCCGGGGTCGCGCTCGCCATCCACCTCTTCGTCAGCTGGCTCTTCATCTCCAAGTTCCAGTTCGGGCTCGTCGGCATCGCGCTCACGCTCAACTTCTCGTGGtgggccaccgccgccatgctCTACGCCTACGTCTCCTGCGGTGGGTGCCCGGAGACGTGGCACGGCTTCTCCCTCGAGGCCTTCACCGGCATGTGGGATTTCCTCAAGCTCTCCTCCGCATCGGGCGTCATGCTGTG CTTGGAGAACTGGTACTATAGGATCCTCGTCTTGCTGACAGGAAACCTCCCGGACGCGGCTATTGCAGTGGATGCACTCTCCATCTG CATGACGATTAACGGGTGGGAGATGATGATTCCCCTTGCGTTCTTCGCAGGCAGTGG AGTGCGTGTGGCGAACGAGCTCGGCGCCGGCAACGGCAAGGGTGCCAGGTTCGCGACCATCGTGTCATCGATTACCTCGCTGGTGATCGGGCTCTTCTTCTGGGTGCTCGTCATGGTTCTCCACCACAAGTTCGCCATCATCTTCACCTCCAGCAACGTCGTGCTGGCCGCCGTCGACCACCTCTCCGTTCTTCTGGCCTTGACCATCCTCCTCAACAGCATCCAGCCGGTCCTCTCAG gtgttgccgttggGTCGGGTTGGCAATCCATGGTGGCCTACGTCAACATCGGCAGCTACTACCTCATCGGCATTCCCATGGGCATCCTGCTCGGATGGCTCTTCAACCTTGGCGTGCTG GGAATCTGGGCGGGCATGATCGGCGGAACCGCCGTCCAGACGCTCATCCTGGCAATCATCACGGTCCGCTGCGACTGGGAAAAGGAG GCCCTCATCGCGAGCACGCGCATGGAGAACCTGTCGGAACCGGAAGTTAGTTGA
- the LOC117839929 gene encoding protein DETOXIFICATION 27 isoform X1, with product MATGGKQRGDDEEEARRVSLLNADVRKEDWQVAAARDDKPLGRRVWEESGKLWVIVAPAIFSRVVTYSMNVITQAFAGHLGDLELAAISIANTVVVGFNFGLMLGMASALETLCGQAFGAKKFHMMGVYMQRSWIVLLLCAVLLLPMYFFAEDVLLLTGQSPALSAMAGRVSVWFIPLHFSFAILFPLQRFLQCQMKNFVNAAASAVALAVHVLVSWLLVSRFQFGLVGIALTLNFSWWATATMLFAYVSCGGCPETWHGFSVEAFAGMWEFLKLSSASGVMLCLENWYYRILILLTGNLKNAAIAVDALSICMTINGWEMMIPLAFFAGTGVRVANELGAGNGKGARFATIVSSITSLVIGLFFWVLIMGLHDKFAIIFTSSSVVLDAVDNLSVLLAFTILLNSIQPVLSGVAVGSGWQSMVAYVNIGCYYLIGVPMGILLGWLFNLGVLGIWAGMIGGTAVQTLILAIITVRCDWEKEAMIASTRMDKLSQVR from the exons ATGGCCACGGGCGGCAAGCAGAGAggggatgacgaggaggaggcgcgccgGGTGTCGCTGCTGAACGCCGACGTGAGGAAGGAGGActggcaggtggcggcggccagagACGACAAGCCGCTCGGGCGGAGGGTATGGGAGGAGTCGGGGAAGCTGTGGGTGATCGTGGCCCCCGCCATCTTCAGCCGCGTCGTCACCTACAGCATGAACGTCATCACGCAAGCCTTCGCGGGGCACCTCGGCGACCTCGAgctcgccgccatctccatcgccaacaccgtcgtcgtcggctTCAACTTCGGCCTAATG CTGGGCATGGCGAGCGCGCTGGAGACGCTGTGCGGGCAGGCGTTCGGCGCCAAGAAGTTCCACATGATGGGGGTGTACATGCAGCGCTCCTGGATCGTGCTCCTCCTGTGCGCGGTGCTCCTCCTGCCCATGTACTTCTTCGCCGAGGACGTGCTCCTCCTGACGGGGCAGTCGCCGGCGCTGTCGGCGATGGCCGGCCGGGTCTCGGTGTGGTTCATCCCGCTCCACTTCTCCTTCGCCATCCTCTTCCCGCTGCAGCGCTTCCTGCAGTGCCAGATGAAGAACTTCGTaaacgccgccgcctccgccgtcgcgcTCGCCGTCCACGTCCTCGTCAGCTGGCTCCTCGTCTCCAGGTTCCAGTTCGGCCTCGTCGGCATTGCGCTCACGCTCAACTTCTCCTGGTGGGCCACCGCCACCATGCTCTTCGCCTACGTCTCCTGCGGAGGGTGCCCGGAGACGTGGCACGGGTTCTCGGTCGAGGCGTTCGCCGGCATGTGGGAGTTCCTCAAGCTCTCCTCCGCGTCGGGCGTCATGCTCTG CTTGGAGAACTGGTACTACAGGATCCTCATCTTGCTGACCGGAAACCTCAAGAACGCGGCTATTGCAGTCGATGCGCTCTCCATCTG CATGACAATTAACGGGTGGGAGATGATGATTCCGCTGGCATTCTTCGCAGGCACCGG AGTGCGTGTGGCGAACGAGCTTGGCGCCGGCAACGGCAAGGGCGCCAGGTTCGCGACCATCGTGTCGTCGATCACCTCGCTGGTGATCGGGCTCTTCTTCTGGGTGCTCATCATGGGCCTCCACGACAAGTTCGCCATCATCTTCACCTCCAGCTCCGTGGTGCTGGACGCCGTCGACAACCTCTCCGTCCTTCTCGCCTTCACCATCCTCCTCAACAGCATACAGCCCGTCCTCTCAG gtgttgccgttggGTCCGGTTGGCAATCCATGGTGGCCTACGTCAACATCGGCTGCTACTACCTCATCGGCGTTCCCATGGGAATCCTGCTCGGATGGCTCTTCAACCTTGGCGTGCTG GGAATCTGGGCGGGCATGATTGGGGGAACCGCCGTCCAGACGCTCATCCTGGCAATCATCACGGTCCGCTGCGACTGGGAAAAGGAG GCCATGATCGCGAGCACGCGCATGGACAAACTGTCGCAAGTTCGGTGA